A single region of the Silene latifolia isolate original U9 population chromosome 8, ASM4854445v1, whole genome shotgun sequence genome encodes:
- the LOC141594259 gene encoding pentatricopeptide repeat-containing protein At2g44880-like codes for MNWLWSPIERKCISLLQQRQSGRTLLQIHGFIVCNNLDTNLNIITKFIAACSAQLFSKPGIQHARQVFDKIPRKNDTFLCNVMIKSHIGNDQFDEALFLFRDLLRTTEFVPDIYTFLFLSKSCCSSLYKWEGKQLHCRLIRSGFCSDLFVSTSMVDMYAKMGDMGSARKVFDEMPNRSVVSWTALVCGYAKSGDIFNARKYFDEMPDKDVAAYNAIIDACVKVGDMRSAQRLFEMMPQRNVVSWTTMISGFCNNNDTVTARIVFDAMPEKNQCSWNAMIGGYCQNKQPHEALKLFHELLLNRVLEPDEVTIISILPAIADLGALDMGCWVHQYVKRKKLDQRIKISTSLIDMYAKCGEITKAMSVFEKIPRKATCSWNAIINGLAVNGYGNEALLVFDDMIKSGYKPNSVTMIGVLSACSHSGLVKEGKKWLKDMEKFGLTPQIEHYGCVIDLFGRIGDLDEAEKVLHSMPYEANEIVISSFLSACVNRKDLFRAERVLNEAVKVNPLNAGNYVLLRNLYAMENKWTEVRGVNGLMRDSGAKKEAGFSAIEANGMLWEFVSGGLTHPRFDDILLVLRHLQMHMNMEEECILAAKLG; via the coding sequence ATGAATTGGCTATGGAGTCCAATTGAACGGAAATGTATCTCTCTACTCCAGCAACGCCAAAGCGGCCGAACACTCCTTCAAATTCACGGCTTCATCGTCTGCAACAATCTCGACACTAACCTTAATATCATCACTAAATTCATTGCTGCCTGTTCTGCCCAATTGTTTTCGAAACCCGGCATTCAGCATGCACGCCAAGTGTTCGATAAAATTCCTCGCAAAAACGACACCTTTCTCTGCAATGTTATGATTAAATCTCATATTGGTAATGACCAATTTGATGAGGCATTGTTTCTTTTCAGGGATTTGTTGAGAACGACGGAGTTTGTTCCGGATATTTATACGTTTTTGTTCTTGTCGAAATCTTGTTGCTCAAGTTTGTACAAATGGGAAGGGAAACAGTTGCATTGTCGGTTGATTAGAAGTGGGTTTTGTTCGGATTTGTTTGTCTCGACGTCGATGGTGGATATGTATGCTAAAATGGGTGATATGGGTTCTGCACGgaaggtgtttgatgaaatgcctaaCAGAAGTGTGGTGTCGTGGACGGCTTTGGTATGTGGGTATGCTAAATCAGGAGATATTTTCAATGCTAGGAAGTATTTTGATGAGATGCCTGATAAGGATGTAGCAGCTTACAACGCGATAATTGATGCATGTGTGAAAGTAGGAGACATGAGATCGGCTCAAAGATTGTTTGAAATGATGCCGCAGAGGAATGTCGTCTCTTGGACAACTATGATCTCTGGGTTTTGTAATAATAATGACACGGTGACGGCCAGGATTGTATTTGATGCTATGCCTGAGAAGAATCAGTGTTCTTGGAATGCCATGATCGGTGGGTATTGCCAAAATAAACAACCACATGAAGCTCTTAAGCTATTCCATGAATTGCTGTTGAATAGAGTTCTTGAACCTGATGAAGTTACCATCATTAGCATTCTGCCGGCAATAGCTGATTTGGGTGCACTCGATATGGGATGTTGGGTTCATCAGTATGTTAAGAGGAAAAAATTAGACCAACGGATCAAGATAAGCACTTCACTGATAGATATGTATGCAAAATGTGGCGAGATCACCAAGGCCATGTCTGTTTTTGAAAAGATCCCTCGAAAAGCCACATGTTCGTGGAATGCCATTATAAATGGGTTAGCAGTCAATGGATATGGCAATGAAGCACTACTAGTGTTTGATGACATGATAAAAAGTGGATATAAACCAAATTCAGTAACAATGATCGGTGTTCTATCTGCTTGCAGCCATAGCGGTTTGGTTAAAGAGGGAAAGAAGTGGCTAAAAGATATGGAGAAGTTCGGTCTCACCCCACAAATTGAGCATTATGGTTGTGTGATTGATCTTTTCGGCAGAATAGGGGACTTGGATGAAGCCGAGAAAGTGTTGCATTCCATGCCGTATGAGGCTAATGAGATAGTTATTAGCTCCTTCCTGTCTGCTTGTGTCAATCGTAAAGATTTATTTCGAGCTGAGAGAGTGTTAAATGAAGCTGTTAAAGTGAACCCGTTAAATGCCGGAAACTATGTTTTACTCAGGAACTTGTATGCCATGGAAAACAAATGGACGGAAGTAAGAGGAGTAAATGGATTAATGAGGGATAGTGGTGCAAAAAAAGAAGCTGGTTTTAGTGCAATTGAAGCTAATGGTATGCTTTGGGAGTTTGTATCAGGTGGTCTAACACATCCTCGGTTTGACGATATACTGTTAGTTTTGAGGCATCTCCAGATGCATATGAATATGGAGGAGGAATGCATTTTGGCAGCGAAACTTGGGTGA